The following proteins are co-located in the Deltaproteobacteria bacterium genome:
- a CDS encoding Arc family DNA-binding protein: protein MATITLKNLPNLLHEKLKAQALRHHRSLNSEIIAYLETNFKSQKIDPDSLLLRAQKLRSRIRGYIKNSDLVNLKKQGRP, encoded by the coding sequence ATGGCTACTATCACTCTTAAAAATTTGCCCAATCTGCTGCATGAAAAACTAAAAGCACAAGCCCTACGTCATCACCGCAGCCTTAATAGTGAAATTATTGCTTATTTAGAGACCAACTTTAAAAGTCAAAAGATTGATCCAGATTCTCTGTTATTGCGTGCCCAAAAACTTAGAAGTAGGATCAGGGGCTATATCAAAAATTCAGATTTGGTAAATCTTAAGAAGCAAGGGCGGCCATGA
- a CDS encoding type II toxin-antitoxin system VapC family toxin has protein sequence MIVVDTNIIAYLWIPGEFTSQAEKAFKKDSDWVAPLLWRSEFRNVLATYLQRKLMTIDIALALAKEIESYFRGKEYAVSSEQVLLLAQESSCSAYDCEFVTLAKDLDLRLLTTDKKILKAFPHIATTPGK, from the coding sequence ATGATCGTCGTTGATACCAATATCATTGCCTATCTCTGGATCCCAGGGGAATTCACTTCGCAAGCCGAAAAAGCTTTTAAAAAAGACTCCGATTGGGTTGCTCCCCTGCTTTGGCGCTCAGAATTTCGCAATGTATTGGCTACTTATTTACAACGCAAACTTATGACTATCGACATAGCCTTAGCCTTAGCAAAGGAAATAGAAAGTTATTTTCGTGGAAAAGAATATGCTGTTTCCTCAGAACAAGTTTTATTGTTAGCCCAAGAATCATCATGTTCAGCTTACGATTGCGAATTTGTCACACTTGCTAAAGATTTAGACCTCCGCTTACTAACCACCGATAAAAAAATACTCAAAGCCTTCCCTCATATTGCCACGACTCCCGGTAAATAA